The following coding sequences lie in one Micromonospora sp. R77 genomic window:
- a CDS encoding class I SAM-dependent methyltransferase, translating to MDDDRVTRRRVGDGEVRRANRGWWDGDADDYQAEHGAFLGDVDFVWCPEGLREADAHLLGDVGGRRVLELGCGAASAARWLAAQGARPVALDLSAGMLRHAARAAASTGVRVPLVQADALALPFADAAFDIVCTAFGAIPFVDDSAAVMREVARVLRPGGRWVFSVTHPMRWVFLDDPGEGGLTAVHSYFDRSPYVEQDEHGVATYVEQHRTLGDRIRELVGAGFRLLDLVEPEWPEGHQGIWGQWSPLRGRLFPGTAIFVAEKPA from the coding sequence GTGGATGACGACAGGGTGACCCGGCGCCGGGTGGGCGACGGCGAGGTGCGGCGGGCCAACCGCGGCTGGTGGGACGGCGACGCCGACGACTACCAGGCCGAACACGGCGCCTTCCTGGGCGACGTGGACTTCGTCTGGTGCCCGGAGGGGCTGCGCGAGGCCGACGCCCACCTGCTCGGCGACGTCGGCGGCCGCCGGGTCCTGGAACTCGGCTGCGGTGCCGCGTCCGCCGCCCGCTGGCTGGCCGCGCAGGGTGCCCGGCCGGTCGCCCTGGACCTCTCCGCCGGCATGTTGCGGCACGCCGCGCGCGCCGCCGCCAGCACCGGGGTACGCGTGCCGCTGGTGCAGGCCGACGCGCTCGCCCTGCCCTTCGCCGACGCGGCGTTCGACATCGTCTGCACCGCGTTCGGCGCGATCCCCTTCGTCGACGACTCGGCCGCGGTGATGCGGGAGGTGGCCCGGGTGCTGCGCCCCGGCGGTCGGTGGGTCTTCTCGGTGACCCACCCGATGCGCTGGGTCTTCCTGGACGACCCCGGCGAGGGCGGCCTGACCGCCGTCCACTCCTACTTCGACCGCTCCCCGTACGTCGAGCAGGACGAGCACGGGGTGGCCACGTACGTCGAGCAGCACCGCACCCTCGGCGACCGGATCCGGGAACTGGTCGGGGCCGGGTTCCGCCTGCTGGACCTGGTGGAACCCGAGTGGCCCGAAGGGCACCAGGGGATCTGGGGCCAGTGGAGCCCGCTGCGCGGCCGGCTCTTCCCCGGCACCGCCATCTTCGTCGCCGAGAAGCCGGCCTGA
- a CDS encoding DUF2945 domain-containing protein, producing MAEKEFRTGDHVSWASHSGRAYGVVTGKITERTHVRGHAVNASPEDPQYRIRNDDSGRDVAHRPEVMRREER from the coding sequence ATGGCCGAGAAGGAGTTCCGAACGGGCGACCACGTCTCCTGGGCCAGCCACAGCGGCCGGGCGTACGGCGTGGTCACGGGAAAGATCACCGAGCGGACCCACGTCCGCGGGCACGCGGTGAACGCGTCCCCGGAGGACCCGCAGTACCGGATCCGCAACGACGACTCGGGTCGGGACGTGGCCCACCGCCCGGAGGTAATGCGCCGTGAAGAACGATGA